The Monodelphis domestica isolate mMonDom1 chromosome 7, mMonDom1.pri, whole genome shotgun sequence genome window below encodes:
- the LOC100619033 gene encoding thymosin beta-4, whose amino-acid sequence MSDKPDMAEIQKFDKSKLKKTETQEKNPLPSKETIEQEKQAGES is encoded by the coding sequence ATGTCTGACAAGCCAGATATGGCTGAGATTCAGAAATTCGATAAGTCTAAATTGAAGAAGAcagaaacacaagagaaaaacCCACTGCCTTCAAAAGAAACAATTGAACAGGAGAAGCAAGCGGGTGAATCGTAA